Proteins found in one Carassius auratus strain Wakin chromosome 12, ASM336829v1, whole genome shotgun sequence genomic segment:
- the hexd gene encoding hexosaminidase D — protein sequence MDQSLRSCKRFVHLDLKGAPPRIGYLIELIQLFADLGANGLLIEYEDMFPYEGKLKVLQSTTQPPYTREEIVSIQDAASSRGLEIIPLVQTFGHLEFVLKHEVFRDLREVDYCLGTLNPHRDAGVRLVQEMLQQVMKLHPKSTSLHIGADEVYMLGHGDESKHWLDLPGRSVHQLFLSHVIKVAKGIRESAPKLNLIMWDDMLRSMTSETIKESGLVGLVQPMLWDYSPTLDVGNTVMLMERYKSAGISQQWAASSFKGSNTVHTCVTSTQRHLDNHFQWLKVASSLSAGIKLQGIALTGWQRYDHLSVLCELMPVGLPSLGSCLQTLLHGGFTEEAQKKVVEILGTVDVEDIERLSSSFAGAKLAELIVKLTSLLESAELRHFQNNMFVRGWFTPYHRQKKTINPLIAQQIKTQATIILDDVESQVQDVRGEMRLLYSDSTVQEWVDQHITPVLEPLHNLSRDIETVLNGMGLCTESIS from the exons ATGGACCAGTCATTGCGCAGTTGCAAAAGGTTTGTGCATTTGGACCTAAAAGGGGCACCTCCTAGAATCGGCTACTTAATTGAG CTGATCCAGTTATTTGCTGATCTTGGAGCCAATGGCTTGCTCATCGAATATGAGGATATGTTTCCCTATGAAGGAAAGCTGAAAGTTCTTCAATCTACAACTCAGCCTCCATACAC GCGTGAGGAGATTGTGTCTATCCAGGATGCTGCCAGTAGCAGAGGGCTGGAGATCATTCCCCTGGTTCAGACATTTGGACATTTGGAA TTTGTCCTGAAGCATGAGGTGTTTAGAGATCTGCGGGAGGTGGACTACTGTCTGGGCACCCTGAACCCACACCGTGATGCAGGAGTTAGGCTGGTGCAAGAGATGCTACAACAAGTCATGAAGCTCCACCCTAAAAGTACCAGCCTGCACATCGGAGCCGACGAG gtgTACATGCTCGGTCATGGAGATGAGTCCAAACACTGGTTAGATCTTCCAGGTCGGAGTGTTCACCAGCTGTTCCTCAGTCATGTCATTAAGGTGGCAAAGGGGATTCGGGAAAGTGCACCCAAACTTAATTTGATAATGTGGGATGATATGCTCAGGTCCATGACCTCTGAGACCATCAAAG AGAGTGGTCTTGTTGGATTAGTGCAACCGATGTTGTGGGATTACAGCCCTACTCTAGATGTTGGCAACACTG TCATGCTTATGGAACGATATAAGTCTGCGGGTATATCACAGCAGTGGGCCGCCAGCTCTTTTAAAGGCTCGAACACTGTGCATACCTGTGTGACCAGCACCCAGAGACATCTGGACAACCATTTTCAATGGCTCAAAGTAGCATCCAGCCTGTCAGCTGGCATTAAGCTACAGGGAATTGCTCTAACTGGATGGCAAAG ATATGACCACTTGTCTGTTTTGTGTGAGCTGATGCCTGTGGGTTTACCCTCTCTGGGGTCCTGTCTGCAAACTCTTCTGCACG GTGGCTTTACCGAAGAGGCTCAAAAGAAGGTTGTTGAGATACTTGGTACTGTGGATGTAGAAGACATAGAGAG ATTGTCTTCCTCCTTTGCTGGGGCAAAACTAGCTGAACTCATAGTGAAGCTGACGTCTTTGCTGGAGTCTGCAGAACTGAGACATTTTCAGAACAATAT GTTTGTGAGGGGCTGGTTCACACCCTACCACAGGCAAAAAAAGACAATCAACCCACTCATTGCTCAACAGATTAAAACACAAGCAACAAT TATTCTTGATGATGTGGAGAGCCAGGTTCAAGATGTGAGAGGAGAGATGCGTCTGCTGTACTCAGACTCTACAGTTCAGGAATGGGTGGACCAACACATCACTCCAGTGCTGGAGCCTCTGCACAACCTATCCAGAGACATTGAAACGGTTTTAAATGGAATGGGACTTTGTACCGAATCCATATCTTAA
- the LOC113111531 gene encoding BTB/POZ domain-containing protein KCTD5: MAELHVEPSANGIIEQTEHCEFRGSVNVRLPSPTLLIPPRSGLSSPGVSGSRAVFGFPMKNNPTSPSPEATEKPGTRWVRLNVGGTYFVTTKQTLCRDPKSFLYRLCQEDPDLDSDKDETGAYLIDRDPTYFGPILNYLRHGKLIINKNLAEEGVLEEAEFYNIASLVRLVKERIRDNENRTSQGPVKHVYRVLQCQEEELTQMVSTMSDGWKFEQLISIGSSYNYGNEDQAEFLCVVSRELNNSTNGIVIEPTEKAKILQERGSRM, from the exons ATGGCAGAGTTGCACGTTGAACCCAGCGCGAATGGCATCATCGAGCAGACCGAGCATTGTGAATTCAGAGGCTCCGTGAACGTTAGACTCCCCTCGCCAACACTGTTGATTCCGCCCCGGAGCGGCTTGTCAAGTCCAGGGGTCTCCGGCTCCAGAGCAGTGTTTGGGTTCCCTATGAAGAACAACCCCACTTCCCCATCACCAGAAGCTACGGAGAAACCAGGAACTCGGTGGGTTCGGCTCAATGTCGGGGGAACCTACTTTGTTACAACCAAACAGACCCTGTGCAGGGATCCCAAATCGTTTCTGTATCGATTATGTCAAGAAGATCCAGATCTGGATTCGGATAAG GATGAGACAGGAGCATATTTGATTGACAGGGATCCCACATATTTCGGACCCATCTTGAACTACTTGAGGCATGGGAAGTTGATCATCAACAAGAACCTTGCTGAGGAGG GTGTTCTAGAGGAAGCAGAGTTTTACAACATTGCGTCACTTGTGAGGCTGGTGAAGGAGAGAATACGAGACAATGAAAACAGAACATCTCAG GGCCCTGTGAAGCATGTGTATCGTGTATTACAATGTCAAGAAGAGGAGCTCACTCAGATGGTTTCCACTATGTCAGACGGATGGAAGTTTGAACAG CTCATAAGTATCGGCTCCTCCTATAACTATGGCAATGAGGACCAGGCCGAATTCCTGTGCGTCGTTTCCCGGGAGCTCAACAACTCAACTAACGGGATTGTTATCGAGCCCACAGAGAAGGCTAAG ATCCTTCAGGAGAGGGGGTCCAGGATGTGA